The Cloacibacillus sp. genome contains the following window.
TATCGGACTTTCCGCGCTCGCCATCCCGCTCTCTGGCTTCTCCGCCACGTACCTGATCCAGGAGATGTTCACGCGTCTGGCGAGAAACTCTTTCCTCGTCCTATCGCTGCTCATCCCGATACTCGCGGGAATGGGACTTAACTTTGGTATGGTCCTTGGCGCGATGGCCGGACAGATAGGGCTCATCTTTGTCACCGACTGGGCCGTCGTCGGCTGGGAGGGAATGCTGCTCGCCGCGATCGTGGGAATGCCCATTGCGATAGTACTCGGCTACATCTGCGGCGCGGTCCTCAACCGGGCAAAGGGCCGTGAAATGGTGACGTCGTATATCCTCGGGTTCTTCATCAACGGAGTCTATCAGCTGATCGTGCTCTATTGTATGGGCAATATCCTCCCGATATCGAACCCGCAGCTGGTCCTCTCACGCGGATATGGCATACGCAACGCGATAAACCTTACTGGGGTCCGTCACGTCCTCGATAATCTCATTCCATTCAAGATCGGCACGATCGACGTACCAGTGGCGACATTCATACTGATCGGCGTATTCTGTCTCTTCATTATATGGTTCCGGCGTACGAAGCTGGGGCAGGACATGCGTGCGATCGGGCAGGATATGGCGGTAGCGGATTCGGCCGGTATCCCTGTGGAACGCACGAGGATAATAGCGATCGTGATCTCCACGGTGCTGGCCTGCTTCGGACAGATAATATTTCTCCAGAATATAGGCACGATGAATACCTACAACAGCCACGATCAGGCCGGTATGTTCGCCATCGCCGCCATTCTCATAGGCGGAGCCTCCGTCAGCCGCGCGACTATCGCCAATGTCTTTGTCGGCGTCGTGCTCTTCCACCTGATGTTTGTCGTTTCTCCGATGGCGGGCAAAGAGCTCATCGGACAGGCGCAGTTGGGAGAATATTTCCGCGTCTTTGTCTCCTACGGCATCATTGCGCTGGCTCTCGTTCTTCACGCCTGGAAGCGCCAGCGTGATAAGGTTGAGGCCAGAAGAAGCCTGAGAGGAGAATAGCTATGGTTGCCAATATCAATAAAAAGAGGCTGGTCATACGTTTGGCGCTGGTCGCACTTCTGGTCCTCCTCTGTTTTGTCCTCTACTATATCGGCAAGGAGCACGAGGTGCTGCTTGACAACAAGACCGTAACTATCGAAGGCCGCGAGTATCAGGAGATCCCCTATATGAACGTGGTCGTTGACGGTGACGAGGATAAGGCGATGGAGTTCTACGCCGGCGACCGCGACGTCGTTAAACTTAAAGGCCCGAGCCATACGCTCAAGGTGACCGTTATCAACGAAGACACCGAAGAAATCACCAAGACAGTGGAATACAAACTAAGCCTGGGATCGGTGTCGAGTACGATGTATTCGCTGCCCGCCATCGTCGAAAACGCACCTAACGCGGAACTTCCGCTACCTAACATCAACGCAGTGGAAGAGAGCAACGGCGAAGGAGATGCTCCGCAGGAGGCTATACCCTCCACAGAAGCGCCGGTACTTTCAGACTAAGGCACAAATAAGAACAATACAAAATAAAGAATGCTCTCCCCCAGCGGGGGAGCATTTTTTATGCCGTGCGTTTATCTTATGTCAATATTTATATACTCAACTAGATAAATTTTGGAAGAGTTGGTATAAAAATATAAGAAGTGTATTTTAAAATAGATTTTTTCTAATAAATTAAGATAATAATATAAAATGCATACCAATAATATAAAAGATATGCTATCCTATCTTTCGAGGTGAAAGGAAATGGAAGAAAAGTCATTATCGGCGCAGGTATATGAAAAAATCAAAGGGGGGATAATTTCCCTTAAATATCCCCCGGGTTCGGTGCTCAAGGAACGGGAGCTGTCGGAAAGCCTCGGTGTGAGCCGTACGCCTGTGAGGGAGGCGATACAGCGGCTGTCGCAGGAATTCTGGCTTGTTCCCGGAGAGGGGAAACGAATGCAGGTGCGCCCGGTCACGATCGCCGACGTACACGAGATCATCCAAATACGAAACTTAATGGAATATGCCGCCATAGACGAAATGCTAAAGAACGGGGAACCGCGGGTGGTTGCCGGTCAGTTGGACTCGATATTAAATGAGATGAAATCAGCTACGGAGGAATACGTATTTACCACGCTGGATTTGAAGTTCCATTACCTTGTGGTCGAAAGCATGAAAAACGAAAGGCTGCTGAGATTCTGGAGCACCGTCCAGGACGAGGTGCTGCGAATGGGATTACTGGTGCTCAAAGGAAAAGACCATTGGCACGAAGTGATAAAGGAACATGAGCACCTGGTAGATATGCTGTGGAACAAAGATGCAGAGAAAATTAAGTTCGCGATGAAAGAGCATCTGGAACATAGTTATGCGGCTTTGATAAGGGATTTAGAAGAACGTATCACAAATTAAAAATAAAAATAAAGATAGAACAGCAAAGTTAAAGCGGAGAGCCAATCAAAATGGTTCCTCCGTTTTTTTGTTTTTATAAAAACGTATGCTCTTGACAAATTTGCATCCAAAATAGATAATTTGTATGCAAATAAGAAAAACATATCCCTTTAATAAAATTGCATATTATAAAGCGATATAAAGTTTGAAAGGAGTAGGTATTGTGAAGTTTAAAGTTTTAGCGAAAAGCGGAGAAGAAAAGGTAATCGATTTTATCCCGAAGCATATTATCAACGCAGGCTATACCGGGCGCGATCAGGCAGCGGTTCAGGCACATATCGATGAGTTGAAAGAAGAGGGAATACCAGCACCCGACAAAACGCCTGTCTACTTTGTGAAATTTATCGATAAAATTACGCAGTCAGGAGGATTTGAAGTTCTTGACGAGACAGACCACTCGGGAGAAGCGGAATTTGCCCTCTTTTTTGCTAAAGACGAAATATATGTTGGCGTCGGCAGCGACCATACCGACCGCAAACTTGAAACTGTGGACATACCAAAGGCAAAACAGATATATCCCAATACCATCAGCAAGGAACTTTGGAAGCTGAGCGACGTTATTGACCACTGGGACGACATCACCCTGCGCAGCTGGATAAAGGTAGACGGAGAGAGAAAGCTCTTCCAGGAGGCGAAGCTGACGGCCATGCTGGACGCGGCGGATCTTGTGGAGAGGGCGAAGAAACTCCTTTGTGATCCGAATGACACAGATGGGTTGGTCCTCTATTCGGGAACCGTCGCATCTCTTTTTAAAGCAGACTACAGCCCCTATTTTGAGACAGAGCTTGAGGATCCGATCCTTGGCCGCAGGCTGGGCAACGTCTATGAGATGACCTGCAAGTCATCCTGGTATAAAGGCAATTAAATAAGTTTTCCATATATAAACAAAATCAGAGGAGGCGCTTTTGTTATGGCAAAGCAGGAATACGAAATTCGCGATGTGGATCTTCACGGAGAATGGCGGCTGGTAGAGGGCGGTTATAACGGTACGATGGAGAAAGTTCTTTCTTATGACCCCGAGACGGGAAACTACACAAGGCTGCTGAAATTCCCGCCTAAAACAGAGATGCCTGAGGTTCTCTCGCATGATTTCTGTGAAGAGATATACGTGGTAGACGGCTATCTGACCGATACTGACAAAAACATCACAATGTGCAAAGGCTACTATGGCTCACGCCTTCCCGGTATGAAACACGGCCCTTACAGCATTCCCCTCGGCTGCATGACGATGGAGTTCCGTTATCAGGACCCCGGGAAGCCGATTGACCCAGAATGTTCGCTCCTTAAGAATAAACTCGGCGCACCCAGATAAAATAACGAGTTTATCTTATTAATAAGAGGCGTTTATATGACGCATAAACGCCTCTTTATTCTCATCTTTGATATTTGAAGGAGAAAAAATATTATGAAACCAAACCTTTCTGTAGAATACTGCGGCGTTAAATTTAAAAATCCGATGGTCATCGCCTCGGCTTCTCCGAGCAAGAACGGCGAATATATGCGCCGCTGCGCCGAGTCGGGAGCGGGGGGCGTAATCGCCAAGACCTACAGTCCCGAGCCTCTCGCGCAGAAATATGTCTCGCCGCGCTTTACGGTCCTCCATAAGAAGGGCTGGCCCCACAACTACTCCAACTATTCATGCGAATTTCTCGCCACCTACAACACCGAGGAATGGATGCGGGAGATGGCTGCCGCGAAGAAGGCGTGTGACGAACGCGGCTGCACGCTTGTCGGCAGCATCTCGGGAAATTCAAAGGAGAGCTGGATTGAGCTGGCGAAACGCATGGAGGATCTAGGCCTGCCGATGCTTGAACTCAACTTTGGCTGCCCGCATCCCAAGGATCTTGGCTACAAGAGCGGGCAGGAGCTTGGAAATTCGCCGGAAGCGGCGGCGGAAGTGATGCGTATCGTCTGCGAAGCCGTTAAGATTCCGGTATTTGTAAAGCTCACCAGTGAGGCCGTCAGTATCGTTGATGTGGCGCAGCGCTGTAAGGGCGCGGGTGCGGCGGGTTTCACGGTTGTTAACCGTTTCTCGGCTCTTGATGTGGATATTGAAACGGGACGCCCGATCCTCCACGGTGGATTCGCCGGTGTCGGCGGCCCATGGATGAGGCCGATAACTCTCAAGTGGATCGCGAAGATCGCTGAGGCGACCGGAATGCCGATCTCTGCGACTAACGGGATCTTCAGCTGGGAAGATGTGATCAAGTGCATCATGTGCGGCGCGACCACTGTGCAGACCTGCACGGCGATCATGTACGGCCCGAAACAGTTCGGCGAGGTTAAGACTTTCCTTGATGGCGTGGAAAAGTATCTTGTCGACCACAATATCGACGATATCAACAAGCTCCGCGGCATCACCCTGCCTCAGATAATCACCTGGGACAAGGTAGACCGCGAGCATACGGCGATCAGCGCAGTATGTCAGGATAAGTGTATCGGCTGCGGTCTCTGTCCGAGCTGGTGCTTCTATGATGCGATAAAGATCGTTGATGTCAACGGCAAAAAGAAGTCCTACATCGATCCGGATAAGTGCGACGGCTACGGTCTCTGCGCCGCGCTCTGTCCGAAGGACGCGATTGAGATGAAGGGCGAAGTACCTGTCTATCTGGGTGACTTTAACTAAGAGGATAGAAGATGTCAAAAGACGGCAGATTTGCCATCGTTCGCGGGGGCGGAGATCTTGCGACGGGGATCATCTACAGGCTGTGGAGAAGCGGTTTTCGAGTTCTTTCGCTTGAAACGCGCACGCCGCTTGTGGTGAGGCGTACAGTATCGGCCGCCTCTGCCGTCTTTAATGGAAGCGCCGTCATCGATGGGATGCCGGTGAAAAAAATATCGTCCGCGGATGAGGTATTTGTGGTCGGAGATGTCTCCGTACTGGTAGATCCGGAGGGTGACTCGATAAAAAAACTGCGTCCGGATTTACTTGTCGACGCCATTATGGCTAAACGAAATACCGGAACGACGATAGATATGGCCCCGCTGGTTATCGGAATTGGGCCAGGATTTACGGCCAAGGTTGATGTTCATTACGTTGTTGAGACCAAACGTGGACACTACCTTGGCCGCTTAATTTCAGAGGGCGGTGCTATCCCGAATACGGGTATCCCCGGTATGGAGATGGGCTATACCACAGAACGCCTTTTAAGGGCGCCGGCCGTAGGGTATTTGACGCCATATGCGGAGATTGGCGATCATGTGGAGGCTGGGGATGTAGTTGGAACAGTTGGGAAGAAAGAGGTCCGGGCACAAATTCGCGGAACGCTCAGAGGGTTGATACACCCGTCGGTTCATCTTACAGAAGGTTTGAAGATAGGCGACGTCGACCCCCGCGATGTCCGGGAGCATTGTTTTTCAATCACCGATAAGGCGCTGGCGATTGCCGGAGGAGTTTTAGAGGCGGTCCTCAGAAATTGTTGATGTAACTCCAGTTGAAGTGTCAGGAGGATGAATGCAATGGAGACGCGGGAACTAAATTTTATTGTGAACGGAAAACCTCAAAAAATAGAGGTACGTACAAATTGGACGCTTGCGCAGGCGCTGCGCGAGAAGCTAGGTCTATTAGGAACTAAAATCGGGTGCGGCGAGGGAGAATGCGGTGCCTGTACGGTGTTAATGAATGGAAAGACGGTCACTTCATATCTTGTCCTTGCGGTACAGGCTGAAGGAGCGGAAATTATTACGATAGAGGGGCTTTCTTCCGAAGGCGGACTTCATCCCGTACAGCAGGCTTTTGTCGACGCTGGGGCCATACAGTGCGGGTATTGCACACCCGGTATGGTCATGTCGGCGGTGGCGCTGCTGAAGAGACATCCCGACCCCACAGACGAACAGATACGCTATGGGCTTACCGGGAACCTTTGCCGCTGCACCGGTTATCAAAAAATCTTTGAGGCGGTGAGGACAGCCGCAAAACGGATGAGGGAGGTGGCGTGATGGCTGAAGTCCGCTTTGAGAAAGGCGTGTATTCGGTAATAGGTACAAAACAGCCCTATATTGACGCGTATGACAAGGTTACGGGGCGCACCAATTATGTAAGCGATCTTTCCCTTCCCGGGATGCTTCATGGAAGAGCCCTTCGCAGTCCCTATCCTCATGCGCGGATCATTTCGGTGGACACTTCGGCGGCGGAGAAGATTCCTGGAATCAAATGCGTGCTCACAGGCAAAAACGTTCGGCAGAACAAGTGGGGCCCGGTTACAAAGGATGAATATCTGCTTGCCGTCGATAAGGTAAACTTCGTCGGCGATGAGGTTGCAGCGGTTGCCGGTGTGGATGAAGAGGCATGTGAAGAGGCCCTTTCAAAGATAAAGGTTGAATATGAAGAGCTGCCGGCGGTACTGTCAATGCATGACGCGATGAAAGAGGGAGCTCCCGTTATACATGAGGACTTTCCCGGCAATGTAAACCATCATTTTGATATTCCGCGCGGCGATATAGAATCTGTCTTTAAAAACGCCTATTTGGTACATGAAGGCGAATATGAGACTCAGCTTGAATATCAGGCCTATATAGAACCTATGGGCGGTATCTCGACCTGGGACAGTAAGGGTAACCTTACGATATATGCCGGTATCCAGACGCCTACCTGGTCAAGGAATGATTACGCCGTAGCGCTTGGCATCCCGGTCGAAAAGATAAGGATCGTACAGCCCTATTTTGGCGGCGGGTTTGGCGCCAAGCTCTCGCAGCAGGTACACCCGCTCGGCGCGCTGCTTGCGAAATACGCCGAGCAGCCAGTCAGGTTTTTCTTAGACAGAATTGAGGATTTTCAGTGCGGGCTTCCGCGCGTACCGATGTATTTCAAGATCAAGACGGCTTGGGACAGAGACGGCAAGTACCTTGGCAAACGTACCTATATCCTTGCCGACAACGGCGCGTATGCGTCTTACGGAGCGCCGATCGCGCTGACGGCCATGTATCGTATCAATATTATGTATCAGGTTCCGGTCCTGCATTCTGTCTGCGACCTGGTTTATACGAACAAAGTGCCCACCGGATGCTTCAGGGGCTTCGGCAACACGCAGATGCACCTTGCGCACGAAATGCATCTTGATGAAGTCGCCGAAATGCTGGGAATCGGTGCGGATGAAATACGTTACCGCAACCTCGCCGTTCCTGGCTACAAGAATCCGCATGGCTGGAAGACCAATAGCTGCGAGATCAAGCAGTGCATTGAAAAAGCGATCACGAAATCTGATTACCACGCGAAACGTGACAAGCTGACCAAGAAAAATGAATCTGCCGGCGATATCAAAAGAGGAATCGGGCTTGCTGGCGCGGTGCATGTATCAGGAAACAGGTCGTTTATAAAGCCGTTTGAGGGAGGCGCCGTCCTCCTCCGAATGAATGAACAGGGAAAAGTCTACATTTACAGCAACGAGCCGGATATGGGACAGGGTATAAGGACTACGCTGAGCATATGCGTCGCCGACGCGCTTAAACTGGATCTCGACCATATCTGTGTGCCTGATCCCGACACGAATATCGTGCCGTTCGGGCTTGGCTGTTTTGCCAGCCGTGGAACTTACATGGCTACTGGCGCAATGCACATGGCGGTGGCGGATATGAGGGCGAAGCTGATAAAACTTGCCTCCGAGATGCTTTCCCTTCCTGAGGATGAATTGAAGTTGGAGGACGGCTCAGTCGTTTCCGTAAAAGATCCCTCTAAAAGAGCGTCATTTGCCGAGCTGGCGTGGAAACATGTCTGTGATTTTCCAGGACAGCATATTCTGGGAATCGGACACTTTACCCCCGCGGGCGTCGAATATCCCGACGAAACAAAGTACAACAATGTCTCCGGCGGCTATGCCTTCGGGTGCCATGTTGCGGAGGTAGAGGTAAATACCAAAACCGGACAGATCAAGGTATCTAATATATACGCAGTTCACGACGTCGGTCAGCCGATAAATCGATTGGCACTTGAAGGACAGCTGCAGGGCGGCATTGCTCAGGGATACGGATGGGCTCTCATGGAGCACTTGAAACATAACGAAAAGGGCAGAGTGGCAAATGCCTGTTTCCTTGACTATCAGATACCGACCGCCGCGGACATTCCCCAAATAGATGTGGACTTTGCGGACAGCTTTGAGTGGTCGACCGGGTTTGGTGCAAAATCGATAGGAGAATGCGCGACAAATCCAACGGCTCCCGCGATATTGAACGCTATTTATAACGCGGTGGGGATAAGGTTCAAAGAACTTCCAATAACCGCCGAAAAGATGCTCAAGGCGCTGAAAGAAAAAGAGAAGGCCTCTAAGGTCAGAGGTTAGGGGGAGGAATCTGCTATGTTCAACGTCACTTATTTTGCGCCTAACAATTTGTCTGATGCGCTCGATTATCTCTCCGAACACAAAGATGCGCGGGTATTGGCGGGAGGGACGGATCTTATCGCCAAGTGGAAGAAGATCGGTCACCCGGATATGGATCTGCTGGATATCCG
Protein-coding sequences here:
- a CDS encoding (2Fe-2S)-binding protein → METRELNFIVNGKPQKIEVRTNWTLAQALREKLGLLGTKIGCGEGECGACTVLMNGKTVTSYLVLAVQAEGAEIITIEGLSSEGGLHPVQQAFVDAGAIQCGYCTPGMVMSAVALLKRHPDPTDEQIRYGLTGNLCRCTGYQKIFEAVRTAAKRMREVA
- a CDS encoding tRNA-dihydrouridine synthase codes for the protein MKPNLSVEYCGVKFKNPMVIASASPSKNGEYMRRCAESGAGGVIAKTYSPEPLAQKYVSPRFTVLHKKGWPHNYSNYSCEFLATYNTEEWMREMAAAKKACDERGCTLVGSISGNSKESWIELAKRMEDLGLPMLELNFGCPHPKDLGYKSGQELGNSPEAAAEVMRIVCEAVKIPVFVKLTSEAVSIVDVAQRCKGAGAAGFTVVNRFSALDVDIETGRPILHGGFAGVGGPWMRPITLKWIAKIAEATGMPISATNGIFSWEDVIKCIMCGATTVQTCTAIMYGPKQFGEVKTFLDGVEKYLVDHNIDDINKLRGITLPQIITWDKVDREHTAISAVCQDKCIGCGLCPSWCFYDAIKIVDVNGKKKSYIDPDKCDGYGLCAALCPKDAIEMKGEVPVYLGDFN
- a CDS encoding GntR family transcriptional regulator produces the protein MEEKSLSAQVYEKIKGGIISLKYPPGSVLKERELSESLGVSRTPVREAIQRLSQEFWLVPGEGKRMQVRPVTIADVHEIIQIRNLMEYAAIDEMLKNGEPRVVAGQLDSILNEMKSATEEYVFTTLDLKFHYLVVESMKNERLLRFWSTVQDEVLRMGLLVLKGKDHWHEVIKEHEHLVDMLWNKDAEKIKFAMKEHLEHSYAALIRDLEERITN
- the yqeB gene encoding selenium-dependent molybdenum cofactor biosynthesis protein YqeB → MSKDGRFAIVRGGGDLATGIIYRLWRSGFRVLSLETRTPLVVRRTVSAASAVFNGSAVIDGMPVKKISSADEVFVVGDVSVLVDPEGDSIKKLRPDLLVDAIMAKRNTGTTIDMAPLVIGIGPGFTAKVDVHYVVETKRGHYLGRLISEGGAIPNTGIPGMEMGYTTERLLRAPAVGYLTPYAEIGDHVEAGDVVGTVGKKEVRAQIRGTLRGLIHPSVHLTEGLKIGDVDPRDVREHCFSITDKALAIAGGVLEAVLRNC
- a CDS encoding DUF2848 family protein, encoding MKFKVLAKSGEEKVIDFIPKHIINAGYTGRDQAAVQAHIDELKEEGIPAPDKTPVYFVKFIDKITQSGGFEVLDETDHSGEAEFALFFAKDEIYVGVGSDHTDRKLETVDIPKAKQIYPNTISKELWKLSDVIDHWDDITLRSWIKVDGERKLFQEAKLTAMLDAADLVERAKKLLCDPNDTDGLVLYSGTVASLFKADYSPYFETELEDPILGRRLGNVYEMTCKSSWYKGN
- a CDS encoding xanthine dehydrogenase family protein molybdopterin-binding subunit, with amino-acid sequence MAEVRFEKGVYSVIGTKQPYIDAYDKVTGRTNYVSDLSLPGMLHGRALRSPYPHARIISVDTSAAEKIPGIKCVLTGKNVRQNKWGPVTKDEYLLAVDKVNFVGDEVAAVAGVDEEACEEALSKIKVEYEELPAVLSMHDAMKEGAPVIHEDFPGNVNHHFDIPRGDIESVFKNAYLVHEGEYETQLEYQAYIEPMGGISTWDSKGNLTIYAGIQTPTWSRNDYAVALGIPVEKIRIVQPYFGGGFGAKLSQQVHPLGALLAKYAEQPVRFFLDRIEDFQCGLPRVPMYFKIKTAWDRDGKYLGKRTYILADNGAYASYGAPIALTAMYRINIMYQVPVLHSVCDLVYTNKVPTGCFRGFGNTQMHLAHEMHLDEVAEMLGIGADEIRYRNLAVPGYKNPHGWKTNSCEIKQCIEKAITKSDYHAKRDKLTKKNESAGDIKRGIGLAGAVHVSGNRSFIKPFEGGAVLLRMNEQGKVYIYSNEPDMGQGIRTTLSICVADALKLDLDHICVPDPDTNIVPFGLGCFASRGTYMATGAMHMAVADMRAKLIKLASEMLSLPEDELKLEDGSVVSVKDPSKRASFAELAWKHVCDFPGQHILGIGHFTPAGVEYPDETKYNNVSGGYAFGCHVAEVEVNTKTGQIKVSNIYAVHDVGQPINRLALEGQLQGGIAQGYGWALMEHLKHNEKGRVANACFLDYQIPTAADIPQIDVDFADSFEWSTGFGAKSIGECATNPTAPAILNAIYNAVGIRFKELPITAEKMLKALKEKEKASKVRG
- a CDS encoding cupin domain-containing protein, giving the protein MAKQEYEIRDVDLHGEWRLVEGGYNGTMEKVLSYDPETGNYTRLLKFPPKTEMPEVLSHDFCEEIYVVDGYLTDTDKNITMCKGYYGSRLPGMKHGPYSIPLGCMTMEFRYQDPGKPIDPECSLLKNKLGAPR
- a CDS encoding ABC transporter permease, yielding MADKNRELKNMLADYAVPIVFIGLSALAIPLSGFSATYLIQEMFTRLARNSFLVLSLLIPILAGMGLNFGMVLGAMAGQIGLIFVTDWAVVGWEGMLLAAIVGMPIAIVLGYICGAVLNRAKGREMVTSYILGFFINGVYQLIVLYCMGNILPISNPQLVLSRGYGIRNAINLTGVRHVLDNLIPFKIGTIDVPVATFILIGVFCLFIIWFRRTKLGQDMRAIGQDMAVADSAGIPVERTRIIAIVISTVLACFGQIIFLQNIGTMNTYNSHDQAGMFAIAAILIGGASVSRATIANVFVGVVLFHLMFVVSPMAGKELIGQAQLGEYFRVFVSYGIIALALVLHAWKRQRDKVEARRSLRGE
- a CDS encoding DUF6672 family protein, which produces MVANINKKRLVIRLALVALLVLLCFVLYYIGKEHEVLLDNKTVTIEGREYQEIPYMNVVVDGDEDKAMEFYAGDRDVVKLKGPSHTLKVTVINEDTEEITKTVEYKLSLGSVSSTMYSLPAIVENAPNAELPLPNINAVEESNGEGDAPQEAIPSTEAPVLSD